Proteins encoded within one genomic window of bacterium:
- a CDS encoding 4-hydroxybutyrate CoA-transferase produces MSTHAEVYEQKLRTPRQVVDDLRRNDTVAVPIATGQPAAFLAALGERDDWDGLTVFSGLLIEPYGFLQRRGVQFISGFFGPIERMMVAAGVPIDYLPADFIGWERYARAAKPRVLVSAVAPMDERGYFSFGLHAGATFEAFIDAMRDRDRLAVVEVVADMPHVFGLGQYGGHRVHVSEVDAVIESDRHAFVLPDIAIGDADRTIGASVESLVPDGATLQFGIGAIPNIVAQLLADGRKGDFGIHTEMFVDGIMRLHAAGKITNHKGVFDGFSIATFGAGSGELYRWLDHNPEVRMLPVMQVNDPAVIRRNRRMVSINGAIAVDLNGQVMADTIGARQYSGVGGHELFVIGAHDSEDGRSIICLHSTATVNGAPVSSIVASLPPGTPTSTPRHHVQYVVTEHGIANLGMLTARQRREALIAIAHPDFRADLARAGGDGR; encoded by the coding sequence ATGAGCACGCACGCCGAGGTCTACGAGCAGAAGCTGCGGACGCCGCGGCAGGTGGTGGACGATCTGCGCCGCAACGACACGGTGGCGGTGCCGATCGCCACCGGGCAGCCGGCGGCCTTTCTGGCGGCGCTCGGCGAGCGCGACGACTGGGATGGGCTGACGGTGTTCAGCGGCCTGCTGATCGAGCCGTACGGCTTCCTGCAGCGCCGCGGGGTGCAGTTCATCAGCGGCTTCTTCGGGCCGATCGAACGCATGATGGTCGCCGCCGGCGTGCCGATCGACTACCTGCCGGCCGACTTCATCGGCTGGGAGCGCTACGCCCGCGCCGCCAAGCCGCGGGTGCTGGTGTCGGCGGTGGCGCCGATGGACGAGCGCGGCTACTTCAGCTTCGGCCTGCACGCCGGCGCCACCTTCGAGGCGTTCATCGATGCCATGCGCGACCGCGACCGCCTGGCGGTCGTCGAGGTGGTGGCCGACATGCCGCACGTCTTCGGCCTGGGACAGTACGGCGGGCACCGCGTGCACGTGTCGGAGGTCGACGCGGTGATCGAGTCGGACCGCCACGCCTTCGTCCTGCCGGACATCGCGATCGGCGACGCCGATCGCACCATCGGCGCCAGCGTCGAATCGCTGGTGCCGGACGGCGCGACGCTGCAGTTCGGCATCGGCGCCATCCCCAACATCGTGGCGCAGCTCCTCGCCGACGGCCGCAAGGGCGACTTCGGCATCCACACCGAGATGTTCGTCGACGGCATCATGCGTCTGCACGCGGCGGGCAAGATCACCAACCACAAGGGCGTGTTCGACGGGTTCTCGATCGCCACCTTCGGCGCCGGCAGCGGCGAGCTCTACCGGTGGCTCGACCACAACCCCGAGGTGCGGATGCTGCCGGTCATGCAGGTGAACGATCCGGCGGTGATCCGCCGCAATCGCCGCATGGTGAGCATCAACGGCGCGATCGCCGTCGACCTCAACGGCCAGGTGATGGCCGACACCATCGGCGCCCGGCAGTATTCCGGGGTCGGCGGTCACGAGCTGTTCGTCATCGGCGCGCACGACAGCGAGGACGGGCGCAGCATCATCTGCCTGCACTCGACGGCGACGGTGAACGGCGCGCCGGTCTCGAGCATCGTCGCCAGCCTGCCGCCGGGCACCCCGACCAGCACGCCGCGCCACCATGTGCAGTACGTCGTCACCGAACACGGCATCGCCAACCTCGGCATGCTC